The Mauremys reevesii isolate NIE-2019 linkage group 1, ASM1616193v1, whole genome shotgun sequence genome segment ggtccctagtctgtagcggcgcatgggattcttccatcctaagtgcaggactctgcacttgtccttgttcaacctcatcatatttcttttggcccaatcctccaatttgtataGGTCCCTCTacatcctatccctaccctccagcgtatcaaccactcctcccagtttagtgtcatctgcaaacttgctgagagttcagtccactccatcctccagatcattaattaagatattgaacaaaacctgccccaggaccgacccttggggcactccactagaaaacggctgccaactagacatggagccattgatcactacccattgagcccaacgatctagccagctttctatccaccttatagtccattcatccagctcatactaCTTTAACATGtgggcaagaatactgtgggagactgcatcaaaagctctgctgaagtcaaggaataacacatccacttcTTTTCCCTCATCCATAGACCcaattatctcctcatagaaggcaaataggttagtcaggcatgacttgcccttggtgaatccatgttgactgctcCTGATCACTTTCCGCTGCCCTctgtgcttcagaattgattcctcgaggacctgctccatgacttttccagggactgaggtgagactgactggtctgtatttccttggattctccttcttccctttttcgaagatgggcactacagtagcctttttccagtcatccgcaacctcccccaatggccatgagttttcaaagataatggccaaaggctctgcaatcacatctgccaactcctttagcaccctcggatgcagcacatccggccccatggacttgtgctcatcctgcttctctaaatagtcctgaaccatttctttctccacagagagctggtcacttccttcccatgctgtgctgcccagtgcagcagtctgggaactgagcttgtttgtgaagacagagggaaaaaaagcattgagtaaattaactttttccacatcttctgtcaTAAAGTTGcctccccaattcagcaaggggcccacactttccctgaccttcttcttgttgctgacatacctgaagaaacccttcttattaCTCTTAACAtgccttgctagctgcaactccaagtgtgatttggccttcctgattttactcccgcatgcctgagcaatatttttatactcctccctggtcatttgttcaagcttccacttcttgttaacttattttttgtgtttaagatcagcaaggatttcactgttaagccaagctggtcacctgccatattttttttctacacactgggatgtttttttcctgcaacctcaataaggattctttaaaatacagccagctctcctggactcctttccccctcatgttatccTGTCTAGTGTATAGAACATAcattgcaattttgtttatttctgaGGTAACGAACTTTGAACTGTACGCTTTTAcgtatagtcacttaaaatctttctgtacTTAATAAATCTCTTTTACATATTTGCCCTAAAACAGAGTGTTTGAAATGCAAAAGGGAAATCTCCTCAGGAAATGGAGTtggtgcattgtcctctccacactgagagaggagcagactgggtaataaacttccACTGCTCAGGCTCCTGACAAGGGGAAAATGGTAAAGcactggggtcccaggctggggagctgggggtggaggaaCTGGCTGGAACCTCTCTATTGCTGGTTCATGGGTGGCTAGTGAAAGCATTAATGTAACCGCAGCTGGGGGTGTTCCTGTCTGTgtatggctgtgtaagtgcaagaccTGGAAAGGATAGCGGCTTCCCATAGTCTCATAGTGTGAAAGGGAGCCCAGACTGGTATATCAGAGGGCTCACTGGTATCCCAGTTCCAGGTTACACGATGGGAAATTCATCACACCCACCCAGCGAACGGACCCTCCTAGACCATGAGTCCATTCCCCTCTTGTCAAGAACTCAGTTACTAAAGCGGAGATGGTGGTTAGAGTGGGTaaatcaggactcctgagttctgtctGTCATTCTCTGTGGGACCTCCGCCAAGACACGTCTCCCTATGCCTGAGTTTACCtctctgtataatggggatatgttcatAGGGACTTGTTAGTTCTTGATGAGAATTACTGATTTTTGAGGTCTTAGCGACAGCCCTTTATTTCTGTAGAAAGTGCTCGTGTGTCCCCTCAGTCATCTGTCTCCAGATCTGTCTGTCTGCTATCTACCAAGCCATCCTGGGCATTTACAGGGTATCAGACTCTATGGAGGCCTAGGCAGTATCCCTAGTTTTCTTCCTAATCAACTATAATTTTCAAATATGCATAAATACACaaagcagccaattcctctctgagtTAGCACAGATgccaagagttctcatctccctttgggaatgtcccttaattactgtttactcctaaagctggacAAAAAACACAGATGTGCAGACATGGAAAGAAAGACATTGGCTAGAGTGTCTCTGGTCTCCAGCCTGCTAAAATCCAGATGCCACTTCTCCTCTAGAGGCCGAGCGAACCCCACTGGGATTGCACGGAGCTATATAATAAACGGTGCACACccctatttttatttttgttgacaCAGCTGCTGGGGTGAATGAGGTGTGGGActgggattcccagggaagacacttCCACTTCAAtattcacaggtacccatctctAGCAGAGGAGCTCACCTGCTGGACAAACCAAGAGCAACATAGGAATGATGGGATAGAGAATAGGTCGATTGTCCTTTAtgctctgcacagccattaaacatctgctcgccacaggggtgagtttgCTCCAGTATCACTGCCAAATGCCGTTCCTTTCTGTGGACATCCACCCACCCCTGACAATGGCCTCACGCCCTGAGGCGGCTGTATTTGAGTGGCACAGTGGATGCTTCATGATGAAAGGTGTTAGTAGATGTACAATACAAGGCCAAATTTGGAGGCCACGCCCTGTATTTTGCTCATGCCAGACAGaaaatttttttcccttggagTAAGAGCTGAGTAAAGACCTCAGGAGCCAGATGTGCAttaatgcacagacactgtcaGCTCCTCTCCCCTTGCATCTCCAGGCTCTGGCTGTTAACTGGgttgagtgggggagggagggagtcgtTACCTGACTTTTATATGCTGCAAATCATTGACGTGGAAGGGCACTTCACTGGAATAATTAtagggcagggggcagccccaGCCCTAAGCCAGCGGCGCGGGGCGGGCGGCGCGGGCGGGGCGGCATTGGGGCTCGTGGGCCGCCGCGCATGCGTGCTGCAGGTCCGCCGCCACCCGGACGAGACCGCCGACCTGCGTGCGCCGCGGGCGCCGTCCCGGTCCCGCCGCTCCAGCTGCTCTGAGCTCCGACTGGCATGAGCGCAGGTCCCCCGGGTCCGTGGTCTGGTGGACTGGCAGGGGGcgagcaggagctcaaccgagccgcgggaagaggggacccgccgcgggaccggggaagggcggcgcagcgctccgcgctgcttggggcagcccgatttctagagccgcccctgattatagGAATTTTTCAACATGGACAAGACATATTCTCTCCTTGCTTCATTTGAGACATCAGATGAACTGTTATGCCTTGTGTTCTGCTTTGTATTGTGTTTCCAAATACAATTAAGCTGGAAGCAGACACCCAGCATTGCAAAGATAagtccaaacagttaaagtttggcaaacttataaacaaaagaaaatgagGTCTCCCAATTGAAGGGgtcagacagccttaactaaGGGTGCCAGCAGAACTATCTACAATGGCCAATCCATTGGTGAGTACCATTCAGCTAAGCTGTTAGCTCCAGTTATGTCATTGGAACGGAGTACCAGAGACCAAATAGGTATAATGTAAACTATTCTCTTTATTGGTGTTAGATGTTCAGATTTTCAATGTAATTAAATGTCCAGTTGTTCGTGTTTTGTGAAACATAGTAGATACAAAtgcctgatctactttctttGTCATAGATTCATatgatttaaggtcagaagggaccatttgatcatcCAGCCTGACGTCCTGTATAGCACAGTCCATTCAATTTTACCTAATTACCCCTGAATCAAACTTCATAACTCATATGTGACTAAGACCTGTTCCACTCTAGGATTTtacattatagaatcatagagccaTGGGGTTAGAAAAGAATGAAAGGGTGGGCTAGTCTGACCCCTTGCCAAGATGTAGGATGTGTTGTGTCTAAATCATCTCAAAGAGATTTCTGTCCCGCCACCTTTGGGATACCTCCAGCAAAGGAGTTTCCACAAGCACCCAAGGCATCTGGTCCATTTTCCTCCCATTCTTtaaagttaggaagtttttttctcagatctaatctaaatctgctatgctggagtttgaacccactgcctgtTGTCCTGtgctctgcagcaagagagaatCACTTTCCTCCATTTTTCTTATCGCAGCCTTTCAAATATCTGAAGACTGCTCCCATCTCCCCCTCAATCGCCTCTTTTCCAAACAGGGCACAAATGGTTGCTTCGGCCCTTGCTCGCATGGCTTGCCTTCTATCCCTTTGATCATCGTTGtcgcttgcctctggatcctttccagtttctctacatccttcctatacattggtgacccaaactagacacaatacttcagctgaggcctaaccggCGCCATGTAGGTGAGTAGTATCACTAGACATGATTTGCATGTTATGCTTCCATTATTACGACCTGTAGTGGGGCGGCTACGCCGACTCCATGAGAAAATGGGCTGGAACAGGCCAGAGAGACTGTGCAGACTGGCAGCCAATCAGCAAAGGCCTGTGGAGAGCCAGTCAGGACAAAGAAAGAGACAGCCAGTCAGGGCCAAGctgggccctatataaaggctgcctagcaaAGGAGAGGGCAGTCTCTCCCTGATTAGCTCCTGAGGTAAAGaggtagcaccttggacagagcagtgctgggcaggctccgggGAGCAGAGGAGAACTCCGGCCCATTACCTGCCTGGCTGCGACCCCTGACTAGAAGGGCCGAGAAGGTGCAAGGAGTCAAAGGGGAAGTGTCCTAGGGAAGATAGTCGGACAAGAGGGTAGAAaaggagggcagagaggctgctgctagagggtccctggatcgggacccagagtagcgggtgggcctgggtctcccccccacaccctgttgCACTGCACCTGACCATGGAGAACGGTGGCCAAGACAGACTGCAACTTGCCCCTGAGGTGAGGGACTAGACTTTGgggttgtggttggccactgaggcaGGTGCAAGCTGAACGGCTGTcattactccccctccccccaaaggggGTGAGAGTGGAGTAGTAGGCACTGCCAGAggcagtgtcctgaagaggataCTCCTGAGCGGGGAGCAAGGCAGTTCCCAAAGCAGCAGAGCAGACAACGGGCGAGACACCACGCGCAGAGGGCGCTCCACAGTTGataagagctaattcctggagcaaACCTCAGGAGGCACCAGAGGTGGTGACTCGAGACCCTGTTACACAACCTCccattgcatttgccttttttgaaaAAATCCCCCTGAGAGATATAGCTATATCAACCTAACCCTGGTGCAGACAGCATGAGgtgaacagaagaattcttccatcgacctagctaccacctcttggggaggcggATTAACCGCGCAGATGGGAGAACCCCTGCCGTCGGAGTAAGTAGTGTCTACCTTGAAGCTCTATGGCAGCACTATTGTAGCTATTTAAGTGTAGTCAAGCcctcaagcagatcttccagaaaagcatccagtctggatctgtagCCATGtggagttggagaatccaccacttccatTCTCAGTGTGTTGCAAACGTTAATCACGCTGAGTGTTAAAAACTTAGCCCTTATTTTCAactggaatttgtctggcttcagatTCCAGTGACTGGGTCCTGCTTTGCCTTTCTTCACTAGATTAAAGAGTACATCATTGGTATTCAAGTTGAATAAACGAAGCCCCTTAAGTTACTCTCTCTGACTGGCATTTTCTCCAGtctccaatcatttttgttgctgttttctgtGCCTCCTCCAGTTTTTCGACATCATTTCTGAAATGTGGAACCCGGGAGTGGACACAGTTGATTTCACCAATAAcatgtgcagaggtaaaatccttcccctgctccaactcaccactcccttgtttatgcatccaaggatctcatcagcgcttttggccacagcatctcaCTGTGAGCTCACGATGAGTGGGTTGTCTACAATGACCCCTAAAGCCTTCTCAGGGTCCTGCATCCCATAATACAGTTCCCTAGTCTGTGGGTCGAGCCTGCATTCCCTGTTCCAAGAGGACCTCTTTGTATTTGtctgtattaaaacattttgtttgcatggCCCCAGATCACCAAATGCCCTAGATCAGTCAATGTGCCTGCCCTGGCATCTGCATTGTAATCAATGTGCCAATCTTTGGGTCATCTGCGTATTTTATCTGAAGTGACTTTCTATTTGCTTCCAGAtcgttgatgaaaatattgattagcaGTGGGCCAAGAACAAATCCCTGCAGAACCTCACAGAAACAGCCCCATTCACTGGCAATGGCAAATTGACAATTGCtttctgagatctgtcagttagccagtttttatctattttttgcctgaatttttcccctactgaaaCAAATGCCTCAGAGAAATCAAAGTCTATTGCATCTGCTTGGTTCCCTTGATCAATCAAAAGTGTATTCTCATTTCAGGATGAAATTGGGTTTATTTGCAAGTTGTGTTTTCCATCAACTATGTTGTTAACTTGCATTAATTATATGCCATATATTAATTATATGCCTATATTTTTTGAATTAATCCCAGACCAGCTTTTCCTTTGTTTCTTAACTttgtaaaatctttttttttaaactttccctatTTTTATTGAATATTTTACGTTTAACACAGAACTGGGCTGTATttgcctccctccctctgcccctttTTTAGTCTCTCCGGCTGCCTCACTATGTACTTCtggttcccagtgagatgtgtgCTTGAttagtcagtttgtaactctggtgtttggaACTCTAAGATTCAATTGTAGATGCTGTTTATCGCCAtccttgtcttcttaggtgaTATATGTTTCTCATACTGCTTCTTTCCGAATGCAGAACCCAACTATATCTTAAAGGTATCTACCTTTCCTGCAACACTAACAAACTTTGTTTATCCCTCAAAGAATTGCTCTAAACCTTTTCTAGGAATTTCTTTGTTCTCAATATACTTTAATAACCTCCTTTTTGTGATCTTTAAACCTTCCAAGCAAGGATTTTTCCATGATGTTTTTAgcatcccttatcaattttcataAATTCCAATTTGTGTTATTTGCTCTGTCTATTTTCCTTTTCCCCCATTTGTTAAATATTccttcccatcccatccccccagTTGCTGCCTTCACGTTGTCAGTAAACTGGGTTTTTGTCCAAAGTTCTCTACTTTCTGGACTAGTGGCTTTTTGTCAATCTAATAAACTCTTCAAGAAATCCCAATTTTCCTTCTCATTTTTTCTCTTCATATGTTTCCTCCCAATCAGTTTTACTGACCTTTGGCCTTTCCTTAGCCTGTcgcggggtggtcaccctgctccatACCCGAAGGAggtaaaacagccctgggagagggctgcccTGGGGATCCAAgagtaaaagcagccctggagagggctgtggctgggaaaaGGAGTGAAAGCACCTGGGTAGCTGACCACAGGTGTGGCAGctcaatcaggcctcagctggctcGGATAAGAGGGCTGGGGACCAGGAGCTGAAAGAGTCTGACTCCAGCCCTGGCGTGGGAAGGGTTAGCTGCCTGGGAGCGAGGAACCTGAAGCGGAGCAGTGCAGGGGAAAAGGGCAAAGGgatctggggagctccagcctggtaaacctCCAGGCTGCAGGCTTTGGTGAGCACCTACGAAGGTCCTGGGGCTACAGAGGTGCAGCTTGGgactaggcagaggcagctggtccaaccctcTTGCCAGTGAGgagtggccatgacagactgcagtctgccccagggagcgggggctggatgatgagtggcagtagccactgaggcaaggtggagatagagggttgggggttcccctgggaagggagacccagaatgtgggggcattgccagggggcaggaccccaaggtaaaggggcactggggtccggaagggacacgggggccagagtccaggaggaggcgctccatAGGGGTGGTctcctttccttccttttttaggtcaggcttgacaaagccctggctgggatgatttagttgggtttggtcctgctttgagcagggggttggactagatgcctcctgaggtcccttccaaccctgagattctatgattctatgatatgctggagagctaattcccgagatgATGAGCAGGAGGTGCGATGCCGGTGAGTCATCGCCTCGCTACATAGCCATTTTGAAACACTAAGTGTCTATAGATATTACTAGTCGGAAAccattctgtgtttgtccatTTGAATGCAAACAGTTCCATTCTTTATTTTCCGCtcctctatcatatacccccttattggtctcttctctaaactaaacagtcccagacttttcagtctgtcggcagcctcccccattctcagAGCCTGTCTCAGAAATCCCCTTTCTATCGGCTGTATCCTTTATAGAGACTGAGTGTACACAACTGAATGTGTGTCCACAGCAAGtaattctccatcccattccttaggcATCTGAACATTGTCTTTGTTTTGACCACTGCTATGAATGAATGAGGAACGGTTTCCATAGAGCTGCTATAAGTGGGCCCAGGTCTTTTCCATGATGTGAGTTCTAGTGGGGATGTTTCCCTCTGGTACATGTTTTGTCAAAGCTTTGTTTCTTTTTCACTCTTCATAACAGCCCCCCCAtagtgcatgtagtgtctcataataacattgtctctccatccaggcatttGTACTGCGACCATCAGCCTAGAGCCAGAGAACATTAAGGAAATCAGAGGAACGTATAGTACATGCAGGAGACTCCATTCTCCCTCAgcgttggacaccttctcccctactccatgtcagattccaacacaactgacttcaccaacccctccaccttcatcctgcagggcattcctggcctggaggtggcccatgtctggatctccatccccttctgtgctaTGTACGCAATAGCCATCTTGGgaaacttcaccatcctgttcgtAGTGAAGAAGGAGCAGAGCCTCCATGcccccatgtactatttcctctgcatgctggccatcactgACCTGGTCCTGTCTACATCCACGCTGCCCAAAATgttgagcatcttctggttcaattccagggagatcagtttcagtgcctgcctcacccagatgttcttcattcactgcttcacggtgatggagtctgggatcctCGTAGCCATGGCTCTgcatcgctatgtggccatctgccatcccctgagacattccaccatcctggcaAACCCGGTGGTGGTGAAGAttggcctggccgtggtgctgcgcgGTGGCATGCTCATACTGCCCCAACTCATCCTGACAAGGCAGTGGCCATATTGTAAAAGCAACATCATCCCCGACACATATTGCACGCACATAGCCGTGGTAAAGCTGGCTTGCGCCGATACCCACATCAATAGTTACTACGTCCTCTTTGTGCTATTCTGCGTAAGGGGTCTGGATATGTTTTTTATTGCtgtgtcctatacccagatcctcagggccatcttcagcctccccacaaaggacgcccggctcaagacttttgggacctgcagctCTCATCTCTGTTCTAtcttagccttttacatcccaagcctcttctcctccctcgCATATCGATTTGGCCTGAATGTGGCTCTGCATTTCCGTGTTCTCATTGGCAACGTGAGCCTCCTGGTGCCCCCCgtgctaaaccccatcatctacgggatgaggaccaaacagatctgggacaggctgctccggctctttactCCTAAAGAAAACTGAATTGTAATCCTGGTGCTCTAGCGTCAGACCGACCTGCgttcagagctggctggtgagatagtgctgggccctcttccctgaatcacttacTAGACAGTCAAAGTGACACTGAATCCTTTCCTGGCCTTACCGTGCTGTGTCAACATGACAGACTGGGGAATCGGTCTGTGTACAACTCATTAATATAGGGTTCCCATCTTTCTAATTGCTTTTAGCTGGACCTCTGCGGGGCCATGGCCTGCCCTGCctattcccccaaggccctgcccccttttACTTCTTATAACAAGGCCCTGCCTCTGTTCTGCCTTTCCTCCAAAGCCACCATTGTTGCTCACTgctcttctccccatccccagccactcACTGGATTAtctccacctccctgcccccagcccccagcggggctccctctgctctgggtctgggagaggagctgctgcagccggaCAAATAGTCTGCAGTGGATGCAGGATGGCTCCTTTGTTCCTTCACCACAGCCCTGTtatctcttccctctcctctggTCTCCCCTCTGGTACCAGGGTTTGTCTTGGGAAAGCACGAGGAGGCAATACCACCTTATGAAGGAAGGGGGCGTAATGCCTGCCAGTGACAAAATTGTCCATGCTGCTAGCTGTGAGCCCTGCATGGCTAAGCCAGGGGTAGATCCTACCTGAGAGAGTATAGAGTTATGTATCCTAGGAGAAGGCCCAGATAAGGAAACTGGGGAAGGAGCTGTGGAagtacaggaatgtctcctcactgGTCACTTGGGAGAGGATGCCCAGGACAGAATGTCTGGTTCAGCATCTCTGTGCCCAGGCACTCGACCTGTGGCTCAGGCTTTGAGAGGGAACCCTGTAACTGACCTCCCAGAGGGGATCTGTCACACAACTGACCTCTCGGGGTAGAGAGAGGAGTATGAAGGTTACCTCAATCCAGGTCCTAATTTTTCAGGACTCTGTTCCTGATGTGCTTGTGAAAACTAACCCcgtctctttgggacaggatgTCAATCCTGCTGAAAGTGGTTGTCTATGAAAAGGCTAATGACCCATTAGACAGAGGGGAGGAAGTAATGCCGTGGACTGGTAAGACGTGGAAGGCAGCTGTGAAAGAGCTGCTGAGAGAAAACACACCTCTTAGCCCAGAGTTCACAGATCACAAACCTGTAGGGAATGGAGGTGGGGAAGGTCCCAGTGCTTGGAGTGGGGATCTCAGGGAGCGCACAAGATGGGGGAGGGTAGGCTTTTTGTATTTGCATAACCCTGGGGTTGAGAAGCAGCTCCACAGAGGGCTATCCAACATGCCAAGTCCCCTTACATCCTAACCTCACCACACCCTGGAGTGCCAAGAACCCAAAGATGACCTTAGACTGAGATCCCTACTGAAGGGGATACTGAGGGAAAAGGAAACCCAGTAAATAAACACAGTTTAAGGATCAGGATGAAGGTGAAAGACACAAAGGGTATTGAACAAACCAAACTGTCCAAGCAAAAGGCTTGATATAATAACAATTTTTCAAAACGCAGACTTGTGAATAAAGATTTAGTGTTGTTGTGAAATCTCATGATGCAAAGTTTGTAGCTAATGGGTATTCTTATAACAAAATATTTGGCACTGATGCTAAATCCTATGAAGTGTAATACACATAGTTTTGGGGGAAAGATTTGGACATACTGGGGGTAGTAAACAAAAAGCCTTATGGGGATACTGCTTCTCAGCTAACACGTGTAAATAGGCTCAAAGCTTGTCACGGCAGAGAAACCACAATAAAGCTGGTCtcctgtgtgggaggggaaattgaggcaggccTCATGGCCTTGGTGAATATCTCCAGCTCCTTTTGGAAAAACACAGTGGTTAACCATGCTGCACAGACACAAAGAGATGTTTTCTAGCGAGGTAGAGAAGGCACACTTTTTCGAGTTTTGCGATCACTAGGCTGCTCTACAAACTGTTAAAAGATATACAGAACTTTGCAACAAGACCTGTGGGTAACGTTACAATGTTTGCAACACTTGGGAATTTTATGGTCAAAACCTGAAAAGGGTTTTGGGCAAACTGCCTCCGCAGTAATCAGTGTCTAACACTAAGGCGGGAGATGTGACGTTctgtgccccagagctgcactgtggTACCCCATATTTACGAAGGTTATATGATTTTAATGTGTTTTATATAAGGTATGTCAGGTAAGATTTCAATGGAAAAGGTATGGTTTGCTGAATATGGTTCCcctgtttgtgtgcatgtatcatttttgtacctaaagttatgaatattgacatagtaccagtatttcaaatgtgtttactcctgggtaacacccacaatagagtttacatccagtctagccagcacattgtggatGGACCATTCACAGTAATGGCCCATTAAGAATCacaataggccttagaagaagTTTACATGCACCCAACCAACTTTCCTGTGAACACTCTAGCCAGGATATGGGCAATGGCCCCTGCTATGACTCATCGAAGCAGGCAAGGTCATGTGACCAGCTCATGTGACACTAGACTCCGTCTTATGCTGAACTTTCCCACTAATTGTGCTGGGggcttttgctttaaaaaatgaaattctcTCCACATGAtctcactccccccacaactcaacgcCTAGAAACAGCTTAGGAACAAGTACTGAACTGGGGctgtggtcccaggctgaaggggtttctagcctgtgtatggaaaaCTGGTGGGATGTTTGTACCACCAGGTGAGACACGgattgattcaaatcctgtctggTGTATAGAACATACATTGTAATATTGTTTATTTCCGAGGTAACAAACCTTGATCAGTTCGCTCTTAcgtatagtcacttaaaatctattcctAAAACAGAGTGTTGTTTAAAATGCAAAAGGGAAATCTCCTCAGGAAAGGGAGTTGGTTcattgtcctctccacactgagggaggagcagactgggtaataaacttccAATGCTcgggcttctgaccagggcaagacagcacagctctggggtcccagtctggggagctgggggaactggctggagcctcGCTATTGCTGGTTCATGGATGGCTAGTGAAAGCTTTCAtgtacctgcagctgggtgtgtccctgtctgtgtatggctgtgtaagtgcaagaccTGAGAGGATAGTGGCTTCCCATagcctcacagtgtgagagggagcccagattgatactgtgatgggctggatcacagaaaaccacctgggaactgccaactgatgtgttAAGACT includes the following:
- the LOC120388058 gene encoding olfactory receptor 52N2-like, with product MPLQGIPGLEVAHVWISIPFCAMYAIAILGNFTILFVVKKEQSLHAPMYYFLCMLAITDLVLSTSTLPKMLSIFWFNSREISFSACLTQMFFIHCFTVMESGILVAMALHRYVAICHPLRHSTILANPVVVKIGLAVVLRGGMLILPQLILTRQWPYCKSNIIPDTYCTHIAVVKLACADTHINSYYVLFVLFCRQTDLRSELAGFVLGKHEEAIPPYEGRGRNACQ